One genomic segment of Phycisphaerae bacterium includes these proteins:
- a CDS encoding N-acetylneuraminate synthase family protein, protein MNTLTVIMARAGSKGLPDKCCLPLCGRPVIAYTIGHAQRSRRGGTIVLTTDSVRAQAIGRSMGIELVNRPPELAVDTARVDDVVRDAVEQYERRSGCRVDVVVILYGNIPIRADGIIDRCVDHLVQTGCDSVRTVAPVSKQHPDWLHRLNGDRMEQFRVNSIHRRQDLEPVYYHDGAVIAVTRASLFNPQTRSDPHGFFGRDRRAVVQRAEDSVDIDTAMDFYQAEAMVRVRGEIGPERAIEADMMTTSAPWSPICEVSAGHLACPAFRIGGTLVGAPRSAFVIAEAGVNHDGDIQAARELVAAAAEAGADAVKFQVFAAHRLVTRTSPAADYQQRAGGGCVQYEMLERLELRHDEFEELAALARRSGIQFLATPFSVPDLDFLVSLGVPALKLASTDIVNGPLLDAAAASGLPILASTGAADLHEVLAAVERLRRGEAGPLALLHCISSYPADPGEANLAAIGTLAREFNCISGFSDHTESLTIGGLAVAAGAKVIEKHMTLDRRRSGPDHSFSLEPKAMAEYTRSVRDAARVLGEGQLEPTATQREVRRVSRASVVAARDIATGEVLARTMLTTKRPGDGISPMSIDSLVGRRVLRPVPADHLITWDILERSTVAV, encoded by the coding sequence ATGAACACCCTCACGGTCATCATGGCCAGGGCGGGGAGCAAGGGTTTGCCCGACAAGTGCTGCCTTCCGCTCTGCGGTCGCCCGGTGATCGCCTACACCATCGGTCATGCCCAGAGGAGCCGGCGGGGCGGAACCATTGTCCTGACCACCGACTCAGTGCGTGCCCAAGCGATCGGGCGCTCAATGGGGATCGAGCTGGTGAACCGGCCCCCAGAACTGGCCGTGGACACTGCCCGGGTCGACGATGTCGTCCGAGACGCGGTTGAGCAGTACGAGCGCCGGTCGGGCTGCAGGGTTGATGTCGTGGTCATCCTGTACGGCAATATTCCCATCCGCGCCGACGGCATCATCGACCGGTGTGTCGATCACCTGGTTCAGACCGGATGTGATTCGGTGCGAACCGTCGCCCCTGTATCCAAGCAGCATCCCGACTGGCTCCACCGCCTGAACGGGGATCGGATGGAGCAATTCAGAGTCAACAGCATCCACCGCCGCCAGGACCTTGAACCGGTCTACTATCACGACGGTGCGGTGATTGCAGTCACCCGGGCCTCGCTCTTCAATCCGCAGACGCGGAGTGACCCGCACGGCTTCTTCGGGCGCGACCGACGCGCCGTCGTGCAGCGGGCGGAAGATTCCGTAGACATCGATACAGCCATGGATTTCTATCAGGCCGAGGCGATGGTTCGTGTCCGGGGCGAGATCGGGCCCGAGCGGGCGATCGAAGCTGACATGATGACCACGAGTGCCCCGTGGTCTCCGATCTGTGAAGTGAGTGCTGGACACCTGGCCTGCCCGGCGTTCAGGATTGGCGGCACCCTGGTCGGGGCGCCCCGTTCCGCCTTCGTCATTGCAGAGGCTGGCGTCAACCACGATGGGGACATTCAAGCGGCCCGGGAGTTGGTCGCCGCGGCGGCCGAGGCCGGCGCCGACGCGGTCAAGTTCCAGGTGTTCGCCGCCCACCGCCTGGTTACGCGGACTTCGCCGGCGGCCGATTACCAGCAGCGGGCGGGTGGAGGCTGCGTCCAGTACGAGATGCTTGAACGTCTGGAGTTGCGGCATGACGAGTTCGAGGAATTGGCCGCGTTGGCCCGCAGGTCGGGCATTCAGTTTCTGGCCACGCCGTTTTCTGTTCCGGATCTGGATTTCCTCGTTTCCCTCGGCGTGCCGGCTCTGAAGTTGGCCTCCACCGACATTGTCAATGGCCCCCTATTGGACGCGGCGGCGGCCTCTGGACTACCGATTCTAGCCTCGACCGGAGCGGCGGACCTCCATGAGGTCTTGGCCGCGGTGGAGCGACTTCGCCGGGGTGAAGCCGGTCCACTCGCCCTGCTGCATTGTATCAGCAGCTACCCCGCCGATCCGGGCGAGGCCAATTTGGCAGCGATTGGCACACTGGCGAGAGAGTTCAACTGCATCAGCGGCTTCAGCGACCACACCGAGTCGCTGACCATTGGTGGACTGGCTGTGGCTGCCGGGGCCAAGGTCATCGAGAAGCACATGACTCTCGATCGCAGGCGGTCCGGACCGGATCACTCCTTCTCTCTCGAACCGAAGGCCATGGCCGAGTATACCCGGTCCGTTCGTGATGCCGCCCGCGTCCTTGGCGAAGGGCAGCTCGAGCCGACGGCGACCCAGCGAGAGGTGCGCCGGGTATCGCGAGCCAGCGTTGTGGCCGCCCGGGACATCGCCACGGGCGAGGTCCTCGCTCGGACGATGCTGACGACCAAGCGCCCGGGTGATGGGATATCTCCCATGAGTATTGACAGCCTGGTTGGGCGACGGGTGCTGCGACCGGTTCCTGCGGACCACCTCATCACCTGGGACATCCTCGAACGGTCCACTGTTGCCGTATGA
- the neuC gene encoding UDP-N-acetylglucosamine 2-epimerase (hydrolyzing) → MTEAAEFRGCRGTAGARGLRRVAVITGTRAEFGLLETVLRAIKARKRPEVRLIVTGMHLLPKFGRTIDHIRRAGWRIDATVPMQTGRDDAAGEAQAVGRGVGGIARALDCLRCDSVLVLGDRIEAFAGACAAACSRRILVHIHGGDRAAGDVDDALRNAISRMAHVHLVASQQAADRLCRMGEQPFRIYRVGAPGLDDIRLFRQTDRRDRRPADRRVAALLGPIAADSYALVALHPRGRPARTEAVTAQRLAAAVEAYGLAGIAVYPNSDPGHEGILEVLAAVADRPWWRVFPSLTRDDYIRVASRATVLVGNSSSGIIESASLGLTAVDIGPRQNGRLACGPGVIHCGESLADISRGIRLAVSRRKPAAGCSVYGDGRAGLRIARILSRLIISPVLARKELVY, encoded by the coding sequence TTGACTGAAGCCGCCGAGTTTCGGGGGTGCCGGGGCACTGCTGGAGCCCGCGGGCTTCGCCGCGTAGCGGTCATCACGGGTACGCGGGCCGAGTTCGGCCTGTTGGAGACGGTTCTGCGAGCGATAAAAGCCCGCAAGCGTCCTGAGGTCAGGCTGATCGTGACCGGGATGCACCTGCTGCCAAAATTCGGCCGAACCATCGATCACATCCGCCGTGCAGGCTGGCGTATAGACGCGACCGTGCCCATGCAGACTGGCCGCGACGATGCCGCGGGCGAGGCTCAGGCTGTGGGCCGCGGGGTGGGTGGCATTGCCCGAGCCCTCGATTGCCTGCGTTGTGATTCGGTCCTCGTTTTGGGTGACCGGATCGAGGCTTTCGCCGGGGCCTGTGCGGCGGCCTGCTCGAGACGAATCCTGGTCCACATTCACGGAGGGGATCGTGCAGCGGGGGATGTGGACGATGCCTTGCGCAACGCCATCAGTCGGATGGCCCACGTCCACCTGGTCGCATCGCAGCAGGCCGCCGACCGCCTCTGCCGGATGGGCGAACAGCCCTTCCGCATCTACCGTGTCGGGGCGCCGGGGCTAGACGACATCCGCCTGTTTCGCCAGACGGATCGACGTGACCGCCGGCCGGCCGACAGGCGTGTCGCCGCCCTACTGGGCCCGATCGCGGCCGACTCTTACGCCCTGGTTGCGTTGCACCCTCGTGGCCGACCAGCCCGAACCGAGGCGGTCACCGCCCAGCGTCTGGCTGCTGCCGTGGAGGCATACGGTCTTGCGGGCATTGCCGTTTACCCCAACAGTGACCCGGGCCACGAGGGGATTCTCGAGGTGCTGGCCGCCGTCGCGGATCGCCCCTGGTGGCGTGTTTTCCCTTCGCTGACACGCGACGACTACATTCGGGTGGCGTCCCGAGCGACCGTTTTGGTCGGCAACTCGTCGAGCGGCATCATCGAATCGGCGAGCCTGGGACTGACGGCCGTCGATATCGGACCTCGCCAGAACGGTCGCCTGGCCTGCGGCCCCGGCGTGATCCACTGTGGTGAATCGCTGGCGGACATAAGCCGCGGCATCCGCCTCGCGGTGAGCCGCCGAAAGCCTGCGGCTGGATGCTCTGTCTACGGCGACGGGCGTGCGGGGCTACGCATTGCCCGAATCCTCTCGCGTCTGATAATCTCGCCTGTGCTGGCCCGCAAGGAACTGGTGTACTAG
- a CDS encoding HDOD domain-containing protein, with amino-acid sequence MPSTTAVPDAAQVIKLALGRIGEVATLPEVTAKIISVVDDPKSTARDLHHIIKNDPALATKIMKVVNSAFYGLPGQVSDLDRAIVLLGLSAVKNIAISASISRLFTSDKMSDKFSARDLWKHSVAVGVATRQFCCLIGKKAFAEEAFLGGLIHDLGLLVQRQAFTDQFAEVIQVASKGETRFCQAEAEIIGADHQVLGAALAAKWKFPRGLQTVLGYHHHITNLSEDHRILPSIVYVGDVLCCHERIGFHLTAEGQPLDSGLLESVGLTEADLNKVREELPELIVAVEDILMA; translated from the coding sequence ATGCCTAGTACAACAGCAGTTCCTGACGCCGCACAGGTCATCAAGCTGGCCCTCGGGAGGATCGGCGAGGTTGCCACGCTGCCGGAGGTGACCGCCAAGATCATCTCGGTGGTGGATGACCCCAAGAGCACGGCCCGTGATCTGCATCACATCATCAAGAACGACCCGGCGCTGGCGACCAAGATCATGAAGGTCGTCAACTCCGCGTTCTATGGCCTGCCGGGACAGGTGTCGGATCTCGACCGGGCGATTGTCCTTCTGGGGCTGAGCGCGGTCAAGAACATCGCGATTTCGGCTTCCATCAGTCGTCTCTTCACCAGCGACAAGATGTCCGACAAGTTCAGTGCCCGCGACCTATGGAAGCACAGCGTGGCCGTCGGCGTGGCGACTCGACAGTTCTGCTGTCTGATCGGCAAGAAGGCATTTGCGGAGGAGGCGTTCCTAGGAGGTCTGATCCACGATCTTGGTCTGCTGGTTCAGCGTCAAGCTTTCACCGATCAGTTCGCGGAGGTGATCCAGGTGGCCTCCAAGGGCGAGACGCGATTCTGCCAAGCGGAGGCCGAGATCATCGGTGCTGACCATCAGGTCCTCGGGGCGGCCTTGGCAGCCAAGTGGAAGTTCCCGCGCGGCCTGCAGACCGTGCTGGGCTATCACCACCATATCACCAACCTCAGCGAGGACCATCGCATCCTGCCGTCCATCGTCTACGTGGGCGACGTCCTCTGCTGCCACGAACGAATCGGCTTCCACCTCACCGCGGAAGGTCAACCGCTCGACAGCGGTTTACTCGAATCGGTTGGCCTGACCGAGGCGGACCTCAACAAGGTGCGCGAGGAGTTGCCCGAACTGATTGTGGCGGTTGAGGATATCCTCATGGCCTGA
- a CDS encoding glycosyltransferase — MASSDFLRSLLITVFLVSTSALALYGLHLYVLVFFFRRRHAAASSEQQAFLARYREETPESDWLGVTSQIPIYNEADVAIRVITAVAGMDYPGGKHTIQVLDDSTDETRLLVDRVVRPLREQGVDIEVIRRENREGFKAGALKMGLARSRHPLVAIFDADFVPPRDFLRRATPFLAGNEKVACIQGRWTYLNPHESWLTEAQSVGLDGHFAIEQGARAWNQLFMNFNGTAGVWRKAAIDDPAVGGWTADTLTEDLDLSYRAQLAGWKIEYCLSLECPSELPSTITALKAQQRRWTTGATQTAVKLLPRIWRSDARLSQKLEATFHLTHHTASLWMVFVALMTRPLILGVDPSAFLPAFLTGYTMMIITSLAPPTMYGYARRVLGGGWSGLKTTPAMMVIGTGMSINNALAVLRGLLTRGGEFVRTPKSGSTQRRKQASRYKTKSAPRLWIAEMLLGAYCLAYWVVCLSQGRLVFSVFLMVYAAGFLISGWMSRPSAPTIDRRRFITVSDGGETEVSPTLAPASAPVRAR, encoded by the coding sequence ATGGCGTCGAGCGACTTTCTAAGGTCACTTCTCATCACCGTCTTCCTGGTCAGCACGAGCGCCCTCGCCCTGTACGGCCTGCACCTGTATGTGCTGGTGTTCTTCTTTCGCAGGCGACACGCAGCTGCAAGCAGTGAGCAGCAGGCGTTTCTCGCGCGTTATCGCGAGGAGACTCCGGAAAGCGACTGGCTCGGCGTCACCAGCCAGATCCCGATCTACAACGAAGCCGATGTGGCCATCAGGGTGATCACGGCCGTGGCGGGCATGGACTATCCTGGCGGCAAGCACACGATTCAGGTTCTGGACGACAGCACGGACGAGACCCGGCTGCTCGTCGATCGGGTGGTCAGGCCGCTCCGCGAACAGGGGGTGGACATCGAGGTCATCCGGCGTGAGAACCGCGAAGGATTCAAGGCTGGTGCACTCAAGATGGGACTGGCGCGAAGCCGGCACCCACTGGTTGCCATTTTCGACGCCGACTTCGTTCCTCCCCGTGATTTCCTTCGACGGGCGACCCCGTTCCTGGCTGGGAACGAGAAAGTGGCCTGTATTCAAGGGCGGTGGACCTACCTGAACCCCCACGAGTCCTGGCTAACGGAAGCCCAGTCGGTGGGTCTCGACGGCCATTTTGCGATTGAGCAGGGTGCTCGGGCGTGGAATCAGCTCTTCATGAACTTCAACGGAACGGCCGGCGTCTGGCGCAAGGCCGCCATCGACGACCCGGCGGTGGGCGGCTGGACGGCCGACACGCTCACCGAGGACCTGGATCTGTCGTACCGGGCTCAACTGGCGGGCTGGAAGATCGAATACTGCTTGTCGCTGGAATGCCCGTCTGAGCTGCCCAGCACGATTACTGCCCTCAAAGCCCAGCAGCGGCGCTGGACGACTGGGGCTACCCAGACGGCAGTGAAGTTGTTGCCTCGGATCTGGCGGTCAGACGCCCGGCTCTCCCAGAAGCTCGAGGCGACCTTCCATCTCACGCATCACACGGCGTCGCTCTGGATGGTCTTCGTAGCCCTGATGACTCGTCCGTTGATCCTGGGAGTCGATCCTTCCGCATTTCTGCCCGCCTTCTTGACTGGTTACACGATGATGATCATCACGTCTCTCGCCCCGCCGACGATGTATGGATACGCCCGTCGCGTTCTGGGCGGCGGATGGAGCGGCCTCAAAACCACCCCGGCGATGATGGTGATCGGAACGGGCATGTCCATCAACAACGCTCTGGCAGTGCTTCGGGGGCTTCTCACCCGCGGGGGGGAGTTCGTGCGAACACCCAAATCGGGCAGCACGCAGCGGCGCAAGCAGGCGAGCCGCTACAAGACCAAGAGCGCTCCGCGGCTGTGGATCGCCGAGATGCTGCTCGGAGCCTATTGTCTGGCCTACTGGGTAGTATGCCTTTCTCAGGGTCGGCTCGTGTTCAGCGTCTTCCTGATGGTCTACGCGGCCGGGTTCCTGATATCAGGGTGGATGTCACGCCCCAGCGCACCAACGATCGATCGCCGACGTTTCATAACCGTCTCCGACGGCGGGGAGACCGAAGTGAGCCCCACCCTCGCTCCGGCGAGCGCGCCGGTTCGCGCCCGCTAG
- a CDS encoding prepilin-type N-terminal cleavage/methylation domain-containing protein, whose product MYRTGDLAMPHLRRSRGFTLIEVLVVVAIIALLVSVLLPSLESARKQARMVVCQANLKSLTTAFLAYSSETKGFLPGNSEDDNADWLGLSNRNRKTGGYPGRQPEDGTVFKHMGSNRAAYRCPDDNPHRDTSRTNDAYSYTTPVMMSGANTASVGQSHYRFGGAGASGNYSETDHTANMRVSPTFILVEEDYEWYLSGCNNSAWDNDDGLTDRHSRKRGNVGCADGHVEALSLPPRPHTEGKYFGSRDQCVKYRSKWVSGREWYDEFYRGSSKTGGKGAYRQIEKCPSAEDYGVRHRYN is encoded by the coding sequence ATGTACAGAACAGGAGACTTGGCCATGCCGCACCTCAGACGTAGCCGGGGCTTCACCCTGATCGAAGTCTTGGTCGTCGTAGCCATCATTGCCCTACTCGTCTCCGTCCTGCTCCCTTCGCTGGAGTCGGCCAGAAAGCAGGCTCGGATGGTCGTTTGCCAGGCCAACCTCAAGTCGCTCACGACCGCCTTCCTCGCGTATTCCTCGGAGACCAAGGGCTTCCTTCCCGGCAACAGCGAGGATGACAACGCGGACTGGCTGGGACTCAGCAACAGGAACAGGAAGACCGGCGGATACCCCGGGCGCCAGCCCGAGGATGGCACCGTCTTCAAGCACATGGGCAGCAACAGGGCGGCCTACCGCTGCCCCGACGACAACCCCCACCGGGATACCAGCAGAACCAATGATGCCTACAGTTACACCACCCCCGTCATGATGAGCGGAGCCAATACCGCTTCCGTGGGACAATCCCACTACCGCTTCGGAGGAGCCGGCGCCTCCGGCAACTACAGCGAGACGGATCACACCGCGAACATGCGCGTCAGCCCCACCTTCATCCTGGTCGAGGAAGACTACGAGTGGTACCTGAGCGGGTGCAACAACAGCGCTTGGGACAACGACGACGGATTGACCGACCGGCATTCGCGCAAGCGGGGCAACGTCGGCTGCGCGGATGGCCACGTCGAGGCTCTGTCCCTTCCGCCCCGGCCCCATACGGAAGGGAAGTACTTCGGCTCCAGGGACCAGTGCGTCAAGTACAGAAGCAAGTGGGTGTCCGGTCGCGAATGGTATGATGAGTTCTACCGCGGCAGTTCCAAGACCGGCGGCAAAGGTGCGTATCGCCAGATCGAGAAGTGCCCGTCAGCCGAGGACTACGGCGTCAGGCACCGCTATAACTGA
- a CDS encoding SpoIID/LytB domain-containing protein yields MSVCSLAAWDMETRQEPSIRVGIILPEDETHQVRLSTPKDDAYRVWLDDMSGPMLQGASLEVQIDDRRLVLKGGDSAIGKAGIIRLMPEAEQRLAQGAGALVRGVVTGRGFHWQKRIHTSLNGMLEFRLHEDHLLLVNEVPLEQYLVGVLTAEMSGNCPVEYLKTQVIVARSWVLAYTENKHPDLPFDRCNDDDCQRYHGTTSLTPTAVEAVRATRGQVLVDASGEVIDANYSKSCGGVSETPENTWSVAKAGLVAMVDAPAGSQARGFFPVTEDNLDEYLTGSWLAHTDIFCSPAVVPDDEVARYIGKVDERGNYFRWQIHYDREDLEQILRDKFFARQDPGKVAALSTLMDVRVTRRGLSGRAIAMDLEYLDPMRQLHLVQLTDQHKIRDALHEKFLYSSAFKIDIERDPNGVPRRITLTGAGWGHGVGMCQIGALGMALRGYTCEQIVRHYFEGIDIHACY; encoded by the coding sequence ATGAGCGTCTGCAGCCTAGCGGCGTGGGATATGGAGACCCGCCAGGAGCCGAGCATCCGCGTGGGCATCATCCTTCCCGAAGACGAAACGCATCAGGTTCGGTTGAGCACCCCCAAGGATGATGCTTATCGTGTCTGGCTGGACGACATGAGTGGTCCCATGCTCCAGGGGGCCAGCCTTGAGGTCCAGATCGATGATCGGCGACTGGTCTTGAAGGGCGGCGACAGCGCGATCGGGAAAGCGGGCATCATCCGGTTGATGCCTGAGGCGGAGCAGCGGCTCGCCCAAGGGGCGGGAGCATTGGTCCGAGGAGTGGTCACCGGGCGTGGCTTCCATTGGCAGAAGCGGATTCACACCAGCCTGAATGGCATGCTCGAGTTCCGGCTGCACGAGGACCATCTGCTGCTGGTCAATGAGGTCCCGCTCGAGCAGTACCTTGTCGGCGTGCTCACGGCAGAGATGAGCGGCAATTGCCCGGTGGAGTATCTGAAGACCCAGGTCATTGTCGCTCGATCGTGGGTCCTGGCTTATACGGAGAACAAGCACCCGGATCTGCCCTTCGACCGCTGCAACGACGACGATTGTCAGCGGTACCACGGCACGACGTCGCTGACGCCTACGGCGGTGGAGGCGGTGCGGGCCACGCGCGGCCAGGTGCTGGTGGATGCCAGCGGCGAGGTCATTGACGCCAATTACTCCAAGAGCTGCGGGGGCGTGAGCGAGACGCCGGAGAACACCTGGTCCGTTGCCAAGGCCGGCCTGGTGGCCATGGTCGACGCGCCAGCGGGCTCGCAGGCCCGAGGGTTCTTTCCCGTGACCGAGGACAATCTCGACGAGTACCTCACCGGCTCATGGCTGGCACACACTGACATCTTCTGCAGCCCAGCGGTTGTACCTGATGATGAGGTTGCCCGGTACATCGGGAAGGTGGACGAGCGCGGCAACTACTTCCGTTGGCAGATTCACTATGATCGCGAAGACCTCGAGCAGATCCTGCGCGACAAGTTCTTCGCCCGACAGGATCCGGGCAAGGTGGCCGCCCTTTCCACGCTGATGGACGTTCGGGTGACGCGACGAGGGCTCTCGGGCCGAGCGATCGCGATGGATCTCGAGTATCTGGACCCGATGCGCCAGCTCCATCTGGTGCAGCTGACCGACCAGCACAAGATCCGCGATGCCTTACACGAGAAGTTTCTCTACAGCAGTGCATTCAAGATCGACATAGAACGCGACCCGAACGGTGTTCCGAGGCGAATCACGCTGACCGGCGCCGGTTGGGGGCACGGCGTGGGCATGTGCCAGATTGGAGCGCTGGGCATGGCCCTCAGGGGTTACACGTGTGAACAGATCGTGCGGCACTACTTCGAGGGGATCGACATCCACGCGTGCTACTAG
- a CDS encoding ACT domain-containing protein, producing MELTSQFSVFLVNKPGVLAQVTRQIAMARINVLAMTLADSSEHGVLRLVVDAPGRLREALTRLNLPTTETEVLVVALANRSGALADLCQRLADAHINISYAYCTTGAQGGKTNGVFKVADNKKAMKVLQEKGPKRRDAQADLRRPAVLR from the coding sequence ATGGAACTAACGTCGCAATTCTCCGTCTTCCTGGTCAACAAGCCCGGTGTTCTGGCCCAGGTGACTCGACAGATCGCCATGGCCAGGATCAATGTCCTGGCCATGACCCTGGCCGATTCGAGCGAGCACGGCGTGCTCCGCCTGGTCGTGGATGCCCCTGGTCGTCTCCGTGAGGCTCTCACCAGGCTGAACCTGCCTACCACGGAGACCGAGGTCCTGGTTGTCGCTCTGGCCAACCGCTCCGGAGCGCTGGCAGATCTGTGTCAGAGACTGGCTGACGCACACATCAACATCAGTTACGCCTACTGCACGACCGGCGCACAAGGGGGCAAGACCAACGGGGTGTTCAAGGTCGCCGATAACAAGAAGGCCATGAAGGTCCTGCAGGAGAAAGGACCCAAACGTCGCGATGCACAGGCCGACCTCCGGCGACCGGCCGTTCTCCGATAG
- a CDS encoding AMP-binding protein, producing the protein MLLRCLLDAAERIPGKAAARDGVREVTYAQLVTLSRVMARLVIRESRCEGVGIMLPASVAALGTILGTLWAGRIAIPLNFLLPARELAAILADAGIDLVIATRHFKDQLAQLPVKAVYLEDLPLKRAYLVEKLRSAPPIPHVDPHDTAAIIYTSGSTGQPKGVCLTHNNLLTNCQGAIEHFQMTPEHHVLGIIPPFHVFGLTCTTLLPVVLRATVTFLPRFSPQAIHKSIRDSDISIIMAVASMYGAIARLKQIEPADFKRLVLTVSGGEPLPRRTYDDFLAKTGVSLLEGYGLTETSPVVSSNQPWANKIGTVGRPIRDCELLVRDEAGRSLPIGQEGELWVRGPMIMKGYFNRPEETAAVIDKDGWFRTGDIVRLDEESFIKITGRAKEMMIVGGENVFPREVESVLEQHPAVFEVGVIGRLDHSRGEVVVAFVALKDGAQATADELREFSRQRLAGYKTPRELYILESLPHGPTGKILKRELKARLGG; encoded by the coding sequence ATGCTGCTCAGATGCCTGCTTGACGCCGCCGAGCGGATCCCGGGGAAAGCGGCTGCCCGGGATGGCGTGCGCGAGGTAACCTATGCCCAACTGGTCACCCTCTCCCGCGTCATGGCCCGCCTTGTGATCCGAGAAAGTCGCTGCGAAGGGGTGGGCATCATGCTTCCCGCTTCCGTGGCCGCGCTGGGCACTATCCTGGGCACCCTTTGGGCAGGACGAATCGCGATACCACTCAATTTCCTTCTGCCCGCCCGAGAACTGGCCGCCATCCTCGCCGATGCCGGCATCGACTTGGTCATTGCCACGAGGCACTTCAAAGACCAGTTGGCCCAACTGCCCGTCAAGGCCGTCTACCTCGAGGACCTTCCCCTCAAGCGCGCCTACTTGGTCGAGAAACTGCGCTCCGCCCCCCCAATACCCCATGTGGATCCACACGACACTGCGGCCATCATCTACACATCCGGATCGACCGGGCAACCCAAGGGCGTCTGTCTCACCCACAATAACCTCCTCACCAACTGTCAGGGGGCCATCGAGCACTTCCAGATGACACCCGAGCACCACGTCCTGGGGATCATCCCGCCGTTCCACGTGTTCGGCCTGACCTGCACGACTCTGCTCCCGGTCGTCCTGCGCGCCACCGTCACTTTCCTCCCCCGGTTTTCACCCCAGGCCATCCACAAATCGATCCGCGATTCAGACATATCCATCATCATGGCCGTCGCAAGCATGTACGGGGCCATCGCTCGCCTCAAACAGATCGAGCCGGCCGACTTCAAGCGGCTTGTCTTGACGGTCAGCGGCGGGGAACCGCTCCCGCGACGAACCTACGACGACTTCCTCGCAAAGACAGGAGTCTCCCTCCTTGAGGGCTATGGCTTGACCGAGACCTCACCGGTCGTCTCCTCCAACCAGCCCTGGGCGAATAAGATCGGGACGGTCGGACGCCCAATCCGCGATTGCGAGCTGCTGGTTCGCGACGAGGCCGGCCGGTCGCTGCCCATCGGACAAGAAGGCGAACTCTGGGTTCGAGGTCCAATGATTATGAAGGGGTACTTTAACCGTCCCGAGGAAACGGCCGCCGTGATCGACAAGGACGGCTGGTTCCGGACCGGCGATATTGTTCGCCTGGACGAAGAGAGCTTCATCAAGATCACCGGCCGGGCCAAGGAGATGATGATCGTCGGGGGCGAGAACGTGTTCCCCCGAGAAGTCGAGTCCGTTCTGGAGCAGCATCCGGCGGTCTTCGAAGTCGGCGTGATCGGGCGCCTGGACCACAGCCGGGGCGAGGTGGTCGTCGCCTTCGTGGCTCTCAAGGACGGGGCCCAGGCCACGGCCGATGAACTCCGCGAGTTCAGTCGTCAGCGGCTGGCGGGCTACAAGACCCCCAGAGAGCTTTACATCCTTGAAAGCCTGCCCCACGGACCCACCGGCAAGATCCTCAAACGCGAACTCAAGGCCAGGCTCGGTGGGTAG
- a CDS encoding SPOR domain-containing protein, with protein MVNDEYGWSDGRPTGAAVGTSSATGREGMVLVALAALFGGCTQFGPAEKELLIQANQQYAQGDVSGATGRLNRLIKDYGQASEIGEAYYLRGLCRVRAGQAEAARSDFEEALSRSRRDDLTAQAQASLGTLAYERGQWTEAADRFAKAIPGLPNQPPKDEVLFSAAMANQRAGSWRQAKAYLAELLRNFHDRPIAAEARRLASWRHECYAIQLAAYQSSDNAQEAVKSWRRKGLDPDLENVPRGGAAIWIIKVGRYRTYAEASNALAAMRKLEPKAIIVP; from the coding sequence ATGGTGAACGATGAGTACGGATGGAGCGACGGGCGGCCTACGGGAGCGGCAGTCGGCACGAGTTCCGCGACGGGGCGCGAGGGCATGGTTCTGGTTGCCTTGGCTGCCCTTTTCGGGGGCTGCACGCAGTTTGGTCCTGCGGAGAAGGAATTGCTGATCCAGGCCAACCAGCAGTATGCTCAAGGCGACGTGAGCGGGGCGACTGGGCGGCTGAACCGGCTGATCAAGGACTACGGACAGGCCAGCGAGATCGGGGAGGCGTACTATCTCCGAGGGCTGTGCCGGGTGCGGGCCGGGCAGGCGGAGGCGGCTCGCAGCGACTTTGAGGAGGCTCTGAGCAGGAGCCGCCGGGACGACCTCACGGCCCAAGCGCAGGCATCATTAGGGACGCTTGCCTACGAACGAGGCCAATGGACTGAGGCCGCGGATCGATTCGCCAAGGCGATTCCCGGATTGCCCAACCAGCCGCCCAAAGACGAAGTGCTCTTTTCAGCCGCCATGGCCAACCAGCGGGCCGGCAGCTGGAGACAGGCGAAGGCCTATCTGGCCGAGCTGTTGCGCAACTTCCACGACCGTCCGATCGCCGCAGAAGCCCGGCGGCTCGCTTCCTGGCGGCACGAGTGTTACGCCATTCAACTGGCGGCCTATCAGAGTTCCGACAACGCCCAGGAAGCCGTCAAGTCATGGCGGCGCAAGGGCCTTGATCCCGATCTGGAGAACGTTCCCCGAGGTGGTGCCGCCATCTGGATCATCAAGGTCGGCCGCTACCGCACCTACGCCGAGGCGTCCAATGCCCTGGCCGCCATGCGCAAGCTTGAACCCAAGGCGATCATCGTGCCCTAA